Within the Bacteroidota bacterium genome, the region CCATCCGGAACTGGGGCTTCCCGATTTGAGCCCGTATCGGTATGTGGTGGAGCGCCAGCTGGTCCCCTTGGCGCGGCTGGACGTGGTGGTCGCCTTCGAGATGGCCGGCGTGCTTCCCCGAGCGATGACGGACATCTCCCAGGGGCTGGCCGCGGCCCTGCACGCCCTGTGTCGGGCCAGTGGCGTGGGGGCCCGAATTCGGGCCAGCGCCATACCGATTGATCTCGCCACGCGCGCCGTGGCTGAGGAGCTCGATGACGATCCGGAGGTGTACGCCCTGTACGGGGGGGAGGACTACGAGCTGCTCTTTGCGTTAGCGGAGTCGGATTGGCCTACCCTTGAGGCGGTCACACAGGCTGTGACCGTGATCGGCCGTTTCACGGAGGCCTCCGAGGGGATCCAAATCGAGTACCCCGACGGACGGCTTACGGCGTTGGAGGCGCACGGATGGAAAGGCCCGAGCTCGGCGTAGAGGCCGTTCGAGGGCGGCGCATCCGGACTGTGAGGGCTGAGTCGGTGTTGCTCGGCATGGCCGCCGTTTGGGGTACTACGTTCACGGCCGTCAAGGTGGGGCTTGCGTACGCTAGCCCACTTGTGTTTTTGGCTTTTCGCTTTCTCTTTGCCTTGGGGTTTCTTTCCCTCTGGGTACGCCCCTGGCGCATGCGTCTGGACCGCTCGGCCTGGGGCGCTGGGCTGCGGCTGGGCTTCTGGCTGGGCCTGGGCTTTGTGCTGCAAACAGCGGGGCTTTTGTGGACCACGGCTAGCATGTCCGCCTTCATCACGGGCACCTCGACCGCCTTTACGCCCCTGCTGGAGCACCTGCTTGGACGCGGCCTTCCGGGCCCGAGGGCTTTTCTCGGCGTGGGCATGGCCCTTGCGGGCCTATACTGCCTCTCCCTATCCACCTGGCATATGAGCGAACAAGCGCTTGGGGGTTTCGTTCTGATAGGGTTGGGCTTGCTCTGGTTGGCCCGGGTCCACAAGCTCCCTATGCTAGGTGCCCTTTTGGTGGGTCTGGGCCTATGGGCTGTGCTGCGGGCCGAAGCCGTCTCCTTCGGCATAGGGGAGGGGCTTACGCTCGCCGCCGCGTTTGTCTGGGCCGTGTATATTGTGGAGCTGGATCACTATAGCGCCCGCGCACCGGCCGGGGCGCTTACGTGGATGCAATTAGCCGTGGTCGGGGCGATGGCCCTGTTGCTGTTGCCCTGGTTTCCGATTCGCCTGTATCCTCATCCCGCTCTGTGGGGTGGGCTCCTTTATCTGGCCCTAGTGGCTACGGTGTTGACGACGTGGTTGCAGACGCGCTTTCAGCGACAGACCACCCCGACCCGTGCGGCGCTGATTTTCGCCACCGAGCCGCTTTTTGCCGCTCTGGTGGCTTTCCTGCTGCTCGGAGAACGCCTTGGATTGCATGCTTGGTTCGGTGGCGTGCTTATTGTTGGGGCCCTCATGGTTTCAGCCCGACCAGAGGCGTAGAACATTTGGCTGAAAACGCCGTTAAATCGGCGGACGAAGTCATCGGCGATACGATCCATGGCAAACGAGCCCCGCAACCCGTTTTCCTTTAACCGAGACCCTCGCTCCGATGAGCGGAGGCCGGGCAGGTTTCCGATCTGGATCTACGTGGCGATCTTCCTGGGCTTGCTCATCGCGCAGTTTTACTTTTTCACCCCCCGCGAACACAATACGATCCCCTATAGCCAATTCCGGGATTACGTGCGCAAGGGCTACGTAGAGCGCGTCGTGATCGTCAACGAGCGTATTGTGGAGGGACTCTTTACCGAAGCTGCCGTGCGGGAGGGGCTGGTGCGTCTGCCCAGCCCGCGATCTGGGCTTGTGCGGGAGACCGCCCAGCAGCGCCGCGCTTTCCGCACCACAAGGCTGCCGGACGACGACCTGACCCAGCTCCTAGATGAGCATAAAATCACCTACTCCGTTCGCTACGAAGACAATTGGATGACGGGCTTGCTAACCTGGATTCTGCCCCTGGTCATCTTGATCGCGCTATGGCTTTTCATCTTGCGCCGCATGAATCCGGGTCAGCAGGTGCTGAACATAGGCAAGAACAAGGCGATCCTCTTCGACCAAAACGCGGAAAACAAGGTCACCTTCAAGGATGTGGCCGGTCTGGATGAAGCCATCGAGGAGGTCAAGGAGATCGTTGAGTTTCTGAAAAACCCCAAAAAGTTCACCAAGCTGGGCGGCAAGCTCCCCAAGGGCGTTC harbors:
- a CDS encoding DMT family transporter, with product MERPELGVEAVRGRRIRTVRAESVLLGMAAVWGTTFTAVKVGLAYASPLVFLAFRFLFALGFLSLWVRPWRMRLDRSAWGAGLRLGFWLGLGFVLQTAGLLWTTASMSAFITGTSTAFTPLLEHLLGRGLPGPRAFLGVGMALAGLYCLSLSTWHMSEQALGGFVLIGLGLLWLARVHKLPMLGALLVGLGLWAVLRAEAVSFGIGEGLTLAAAFVWAVYIVELDHYSARAPAGALTWMQLAVVGAMALLLLPWFPIRLYPHPALWGGLLYLALVATVLTTWLQTRFQRQTTPTRAALIFATEPLFAALVAFLLLGERLGLHAWFGGVLIVGALMVSARPEA